taaaaaaagaggaagagtggGATAAAGTGAGATGCCAGAGGAtagggagaaaaaagagaaatgaagCGAGAGAACTGAAGAAAGAACGGTAGGGATATAGAGAAATAGTCCAAAAGAGAAAGAAGGCTAGAATAAACACAAGCAGAAATAgtagaggagaaagaaaaagtaGGAGAGGTATAGAATGAAAGAAGAGAGGTcataagaaagaaaggaaaaaagagaatagATTGAGAGAGACGATAGAATGacagggacagtttgtgtgtgtgtgagcgctgtGGGCGTGTCACGCGCTACGCTTTAATCCGCGGGAGCGCGCGCAGTTTGCTGTGAGTCTGTCCTCGTTGTGAAGTGATGCGGCGCGCGCTGGGGCAGCTGCGCTCTGTGGGGATCATCGGGGCTCCTTTCAGCGGGGGGCAGGTGAGGGGGTGACGGGGCTGAGGGGGGCAGGTGGGGGGTATGGGGGGTTGATTGTACTAATACAGTTTGTCCTGACCAGCCAAAGGATGGAGTGCAGTTGGGACCAGACCTGATCCGGGCAGCTGGACTAGTGAACAGACTCAAAGAGCAGGGTAAGACCACCAGCACCCCCCACAGCACCTGACATCAGTTCAGAGTAAGAGAAATTAATGCACTGTCAGAGCTGAGAGTGAACTCAAATATTTACACACTGTTAACAGAGCCTCCTGTCCCATCAACTCTAATATTAATCAAAGTTATTAATCTGATTAAAATACCTTCAGTTTAGTTCACACTGACTTTGCTTGTTTTAGAGGGGTGGTAGTGCTACAATATGGGTGATGTTGAGTAGGGGATATAAGGCTGTGTTGAGATTAGGGTTGGGGTGATGTTACGGCAAGGGAAATAATCCTAGGGCTACAGTATGTTAAAATGGGGATGTTGCTATGGTCGGGGTAATGTTAAGATAAAGTTGATGTTAGGATAGGGATAATGTTACAACTGGGGTGGCATATCAAGAAAGTAGTGACAAATAAGAGTGAGGTTAAGATTGGGTGATATCAGTTTGGGTCATGTAACAGTAGGGGTTATAAAGCTTGGATGAGATAATTAAgataatatgaattttaatatAGGGTAATGTTCAGTATTGGGGATTTTAAGGCTACAGTAATGTAAGATGAGGCAATGTTAAAATAAGGTAATCAGGCTGGGTGATATCAGGGTAGAGGTGATGTTAATTTTGTGTCATGTTAAGTTGGGGGTTATAAGGCTGGATTGATGTTACGATAATACTGATTTTATAATGGGGTGATGTCCAATGTGTGATTTTAGGGCTACAGTAATGTTAGAAGAGGCAATGTTAAAACAGGTTAATAAAGCTGGGGTGATATCAGGGTAGAGATGATGTTAAAATAAGAGTGAAATTAATTTGGGGTTTATAAAGCTGTAATATCACACAAGGGATTATGTTAAGGCTGGGGAGATGTTCAAAAAGAGTGATGATAAGATAGGGGTGATGTTAAGGTAGAAGTGATATCACAACAGGAGTGATGATTATGCTGGGATTATATTTAGGTGGGGTAGTGTTAAAATTAGGGTGACATATTTGCAGAAAGCCGCTGATAAGGAAGGGGTATTGTTAAGATTGGGGTGATGTTAGGATAGGGATGATGTTAGGATGGGGTGATGTAATGGTAGGTGTAATGCTGGGATAAGGGTGATGTTAGGATGGGGATAATCTTAGGATAGAGATGATGTTAAAAGTGGGGTGAGGTTAATGCTGGGATTATATTAAAGAGGGGGGTGATGTTAAGGTAGGTATGATGCTATAGGAAGGGTGATAGAGATGATATTAAGACTCGGGTGATGTTAAGGTGGGGTGTGTGGTATAAGAGGGTTAATTTGAGTTCCGTCTTTGATTGATGAGCAGCCTGATGGTCTGTGTGGAAGAAGGTGTTCCAGAGCCTGTCAGTGATGGATCCAGTGTATCTTCTGTCAGACAGCAGCACtgaatagagtctgtgttagggTGGGTGGAATCGTCCACAATGCAGAGCGTGTCCTATATATATAGTCCATACTGGATTATTGCTGGAGATCGGTGATATTATTAGTGATGTTAGATCATTAAATATTACTAGTGATATTTGTTAGTATTTCCAACGACCTTGGACTGGAATGAGAAAGAAAAGGTGAGGGGTGAACTCAGAGGATGAGGTGATTTTATGGTCAGAGTTATTTAGGtttttaaagtattattattaaggtATTAAGGTTGAGGTGATTTTAGGGTTAGAGTGATTTTACATTAAGAGTGATTTTAGGTTTAGAGTGATATTAAGGTTGAGGTGATTTTAGGGTCAGAGTGATATGATTGAGGTGATTTTAGGGTTGCGATGAATTTATGATTGGAGTGATTTTAGGTTCAGAGTGATATTAAGGTTAAGGTGATTTTAGGGTCAGAGTGATATTAAGGTTGAGGTAATTGTAGGGTCAGAGTGATTTTAGGGTTGAGGTGATTTTAGGGTCGGAGTAATTTTAGGATCGGAGTGATTTTAGGGTCAGAGTGATATTGTTGAGATGATTTTAGGGTTGATGTGATTTTAGGGTCAGAGTGATATTAGGGTTGAGgtgattttagggttgatgtGATTTTAAGTTTGAGGTGAATTTATGATTGGAGTGATATTAGGTACAGAGTAATATTAGGGTTGAGGTAATTTTAGATTCAGAGTGATATTAAGGTTAAGGTGATTTTAGGGTTAGAGTGATATTAAGGTTGAGGTAATTGTAGGGTCAGAGTGATTTTAGGGTTGAGGTGATTTTAGGGTCTGAGTAATTTTAGGATCGGAGTGATTTTAGGGTCAGAGTGATATTTTTGAGATGATTTTATGTTTGAGGTGAATTTAGGATTGGGGTGATTTTGATTCAGAGTGATATTAGGGTTGAGgtgattttagggttgatgtGATTTTAAGTTTGAGGTGAATTTATGATTGGAGTGATATTAGGTACAGAGTAATATTAGGGTTGAGGTAATTTTAGATTCAGAGTGATATTAAGGTTGAGGTGATATTAGGGTCAGCGTGATAGTAGGGTTGAGGTGATTTTAGTTTCAGAGTGATATTAGGGTTGAGGTGATTTTtaaatttcagtttagttttgaGTGATTTTTTCTTTGGGGTGATGTTAGGGCCAGAGCAATATTATGGCCAGGGTGATTTTAGACGTCTAGTAATCAGGGTAAAATGTTATAGTTGGAGTGATTTTAGCACCAGAATGATGCTTTAATCAAGGTGATCTTAAGGTTTTTAGGATCAGAGTGATCAGGGTGTTACGGTCGGGGTGATTTTTAGGTTAGAGTGATATTGTTGCTAAGACAGTATGAAAGTGGTTAAATATGTGACTGATCTAAAGTCTAACTGGACAACGAGCCTATAACAGTTGATCTTTTCAGAACAGCAGAGGAGTTATGATGTAACTGGATGTTTATTTAAACCACAGAGCAAGCCGTGACCATCGTCAGGCTGTTTCTCACGTTCCCTAAACAGAGAAAAGATCTAGGAGCACTAAGCATTAATTTTTAAACAAGTTTCCAACCAGTCTGAGAGCTTCAGTGATCAGTGCATGGCATTTAGATTATTCCTAAATGGAAAATCAGACTTCTGAGGGTGGAGCTGTGGTCAGAATGCTTTTAGCTGTTTATATGTCAGAGGAGTCTGTTACTGCTTAAGTTAATTCTTTTAAACTTTCATTAGTTTTTCAAGCGTGGTTTGTAAAACCCCTATACTGTTGTCATCAGTCAGGTTTACAGATCACTCATGGACACATGGTTGTCATCCCAACATAAAGCTCTCACAAACAACAGCAGAGCCAAACCTGTTCTACCTGCACATTATTGGGCTTAATGGGCACTAAAATGGCTTTTATAACTTCGGAGAAATGCCGTTAAGAATGTTTTGCATTTGTAGCATCTGTAGCACACAGTCAGTTTCCATGAACAGTAGTTGGTTCTACAATTCTACAGTcagatttaaaataaatcaatcaaggTCTTGTTAAAAATGGGTTACATATGGAGTAGAGTAAgtttatgactaaaattacacTGCTTTATATTTGTGATTTaattggcactgctgaggtaatgatAGAAAAAAGAGCACTGCTAAGGTGTGACTACAATGCGTGACTAGAATAGCCAACTGAAGAAAATTTAGGACCAAATTGCGCTGCTGAGTTACAttcatgaatagaatagcactgctgaggtgaatagcactgctaaagtaaattcataagaatagcactgctgaagtagatTCGTTATATAAattgcactgctaaagtaaattcataagaatagcactgctgaggtagattcaTTCTATGAATAGccctgctaaagtaaattcataaGAATAGCCCTGTTGAGGTAGATTAATTAtatgaatagcactgctaaagtaaattcataataaaaatagcactgctgaagtaaattaatGCATATTTATGTATAGCACTGCTTGGACATTAAAAattattcaataaatatttttaaactgttgtttatataatttattaactttattaaaaaaaaaaaaacctttgcatTATTTAGGCTTTAGccaaaaatatttaattctgtaacagagagcgagagagagagagaccagtgtTTAAAGACTTGATCTGATAGGACAAGGCTTATTGACCCTGTACCacccactctgtgtgtgtgtgtgtgagagcaacCATAATGGCAATTCTGAGAAACTGTGAtggtgaaaacacaaacacacctccCATCATGTAGGTGACATTAGTGCGTCGCTCTCCTGACGGTGTGTGGACACAATACGCCACAGTTCTGCACAGGTTCAATCAATAACACACAGACGCTCTCATCAGTGATGTATTGGCCAGCGGTCTGTTTATACTGGGTTATACTGGGTTATTCTTTTATTTCTGGCTTTCCTATCAAGCATTACACTCTGCCTGCTCCGCCCATCACCGCTGTTCTGATAACATACcttttaaacctgtagttaccaAACATCCTACTTCACATGTAGTGCACAAGCTAACAGACCTCTGGGGCAGTTTCACTGATTAACTGATTAGCATTAATTTCCACAGAATTCATATAAATGATAAGAacattaaagtggacatgaaacatttcaagtatttagtataattcacaagatgtattttcactctaacaaatcgtATAAGTTTAACAGCTATCAGTGAAAAATAAGCTGAACAGCGAGAGGTACCGGtagtctagataagctgacagtaaaaagataacatagctagcattagctacgtATCTaactatcttaccatagctagccaatgctagctaacgctaactagatgaagctagccacccagcaagccttctaacttccaaactgaacggGTTATCAACCAAACAGTGCCAGGTTGTttaaatatccacttaaatcatgtacatttcattcagtcttaatgaactctggactttacatgctaaataccTTAATGTATATTAACAAGCTACGGGCTGCAGGGATTCTGCACGGACCTCACGTAGAAAGAGCAGAGAGACCTCCAAAACGGTCCGCTCTTAGAAAAGCATCTAAAATGTCTTAGAAAAGCATCTAAAAAtttccccccaaataaattccattatatttaatcccttagaaaacttgtacaaacgtgaaatgtttcatgtccactttaagtaGTGTTAGCAACTaagtaatttgttttttaattcttcGTTCAAATATTTAAACCTCCATAGACACACAACTTAATTTGATCACATTATTGAAGAATTGTATACTCCTGGCTTTGCCCTACCAATAAAAAGTGGCATTCACACTTTAGGACAtgtttttacacatgcatttctggacaagctgacaaCACATAACCAACACTAAAAGAGAAAGACGCATGTAAACTGAggcggtagagtaatattacGAATTTTTACACGAATAACATTGTTTCACCAGACTTGTACACTGCAGCAGTGAACTGCGTGTCTAACCTGGTGTAGCAATGATCAGTGTAGCATCAtaatgatttttttcttattcttatttttggggacaatataattcaatatagttttgttttttaactaTTCTACACATGCTACATACCAGCTAACTCTTTTAATTATTGAGTTAATATTGTAAGACTGGCAACCTCATTAAAATACCCTATGCTAACAAAACCATTCATATTCCTTTATCTATATTACCTTTGTTCTTAATGGCAGCTGCACACTTCTGATGGTACCAGTTTACTGGCTCTTCTTTAATGGAGGGGTTGtgcttcttttctttttactttaattccccaaaaaggGGAAGGTGATCCATTTTATTTGGCTCAGGTGACATTCTTGGCCAGATtctcttttttactttctttatctTTTAAAGACTCCTGTTTATATTCCCCaatgtgtttagggtcattgtcatgttggaatatGTTGGAATATCCGAGTGTTTTGAGAGTGGGAATTATCTTTACAAACAGTATTTTGGAATTTCATCTCCATTACACCGGTTCAAATCATACAAGCTCATACTTaaaaactaccaccaccatgcttcacaggaAGTAATATGCAGTCATTGTGACAGTCCTGACAAGGTCTATCACATACCAAGCTTAGTGAACTGATCTTTACAGGTTAATCTGTTAACCTTCGTCTGATCTGACCAGAGGATGTGCTGATAGTAGTCATCAGGCTTCTTTTAATGTTTCTTAGcaaactttttaaagtttttagtgTCAGACACTGCTTccgttctgtttttttttttttttgaagacacATTCTTATAAAGATTCCTCCTTTTTCTGGCAGGCTGTGATGTAAAGGATTATGGGAACCTGGCGTTTGAGAGCGTGTCCAGCGATGAGCCGGTTGGGTTGGCGAAGAGGCCGCGGGCGGTCGGACGTGCCAACCAACAGCTTGCGGACGCTGTGCGGAGAATCAAGCATGATGGCCACACCTGTGTGATGCTCGGGGGGGATCACAGGTAAGAACATCACTCATGTACTGTGACTTCTGTGGATCAGGCTCATGTACAAGGATCAAGTCTTCATTCTTTTTTATTCCCCTAGTTTAGCGATTGGTTCAATCCACGGTCATGCAGCctctggaagtgaggtgagtgTGGTTTGGGTGGACGCTCATGCTGACATAAACACGCCCCTCACCACTACGACTGGCAACATCCACGGCCAGCCCATGTCCTACCTCATCCACGAGCTGCACAACAAGGTGATTAGCAATgtaaattaattgtttaattaagaCAAAGATCAGACTAAAATCTTACATTTGTCAATGTCAATTAAGTGTACATTTTTCTGCTGTTTGATTTTAACTTTATGTGAAAGTTGGCGACCCAATGTGTAACGACACATTAACACATGttttctgctttttgtttttcttgcttTTCAGTTAATCAAATAATTTAATCTGCACATGTACAGTATTTGTTAGCAGTTTGTATtttcctctcttcctttcttctttcAGATACCTGTCATACCAAACTTTTCCTGGATAAAGCCCTGTATAGCAGCCAAAGATATTGTGTACATAGGACTCAGAGATGTAGACCCAGGAGAGCAGTAAGTGTAGAGCCAGAGTCACTAAATGCTTTCATGATTAATATACAAAACTTTGTAACTCTAAATTGGTATCTCTATAACATTTATTGTCATTAACTTCACTCACTGACATGCCAAAGATAATGGGACAAGAACAGGTATTGTGTCCTGTCCCGTGACTTATGCCATATCCCATGGAAACTAAAGAAAACGCTTCCTGCTTGAACCaaagtcacttgtctgtttgcatggacaattctaccCATTGAGCTGTTTACTTTGGATGGTAATACTAGCCTTCTATGACATAGTCCCGGTACACACAAGACACTAaggattaaggaatgttaaagAGGACGTATTATACCGTTAGGTtgggtctatgggctatacaaaacattctCATAAAGTTCTTTGCCCTTTTGTCCCTTTCAGAAttagccatttaagggctctgtcaatTTTTAATGCAAATGAGCTTCTGCTGGCCACACCATTGGTTTTGCTAgatcatgcttaactgtgatagaagctcAAAATTCATAATTTGAAAACACCTTCATCTttcttatctgctgacttgccacggacagtaggtatagatctgAAGTGGCATTTCTTCAGCTGTGAGGCTTTGGTGGGGGTTTACAGAAGAGGGTTGGTgacagggtggttctatgcaggtgattgctgacaccaaactctttcaactgattcacagaaaccagatgaatgtttttttattagtatttatagTGGCAGTCGAaacccaagtggaaataaaaaaagaatgcaaaaagcGATTTTTGCACAAATGTGCCTTTCCATGAGCACATTAGCCAGTGTTCAGCCCCACTCACAATATAACACCTCATATCTTATGCAGGTGTGGGCTTTTCCAAGCTATTTTCTGAGGTATTACTTCATTATCAATTTAAATACTGCCCtcccatgacctttggcatgcCATTGTATTTTTTTGGCGATTAATGTATAGTGATGATTAGAACAGAAGAATGCACTGAAACAAACTTTGATGTATTGAGTAAATGCTCTCTTTGTTCCAGTTACATTTTGAAGTACCTCGGAATCAAGACCTTCTCCATGTCAGAGGTAGATCGTCTTGGAATTGCCAAAGTCATGGAGCAGACCTGTGATCACATATTTACAAAGCAAGTTCACACCATAAACATTTCATTTGAGAGTTTTGATTGTATTTGATTGGATTGTATTGTTTCTCAAGCTCCATTCTGTACTATAAATACTCTGCAGGGTGAAAAAGCCAATCCACCTGAGTTACGACATCGATGCTC
This genomic stretch from Astyanax mexicanus isolate ESR-SI-001 chromosome 15, AstMex3_surface, whole genome shotgun sequence harbors:
- the arg1 gene encoding arginase-1 isoform X1, coding for MRRALGQLRSVGIIGAPFSGGQPKDGVQLGPDLIRAAGLVNRLKEQGCDVKDYGNLAFESVSSDEPVGLAKRPRAVGRANQQLADAVRRIKHDGHTCVMLGGDHSLAIGSIHGHAASGSEVSVVWVDAHADINTPLTTTTGNIHGQPMSYLIHELHNKIPVIPNFSWIKPCIAAKDIVYIGLRDVDPGEHYILKYLGIKTFSMSEVDRLGIAKVMEQTCDHIFTKVKKPIHLSYDIDALDPSVAPATGTPVVGGLTYREGVYITEHICQTDLLSAVDIVEVNPKRGRTEDEVQSTVNAAVDLVLGCFGRVREGSHPADYKMPDP
- the arg1 gene encoding arginase-1 isoform X2 yields the protein MRRALGQLRSVGIIGAPFSGGQPKDGVQLGPDLIRAAGLVNRLKEQGCDVKDYGNLAFESVSSDEPVGLAKRPRAVGRANQQLADAVRRIKHDGHTCVMLGGDHSLAIGSIHGHAASGSEVSVVWVDAHADINTPLTTTTGNIHGQPMSYLIHELHNKIPVIPNFSWIKPCIAAKDIVYIGLRDVDPGEHYILKYLGIKTFSMSEVDRLGIAKVMEQTCDHIFTKVKKPIHLSYDIDALDPSVAPATGTPVVGGLTYREGVYITEHICQTDLLSAENDDRCANGGFTILLI